The Kribbella jejuensis region GCCGTCCTCGATCGACGGCTGGAAGCCGCTGGCGACCAAGGAGGACCAGCCCGAGGGTACGGTGAACGTGACGCTGCCGGCCGGGACCCAGACGCAGTACGTCCTGGTGTGGCTGACCAAGCTGCCGAAGGTGTCCGACGGTTACCAGGGCACCATCTCGGAGGTCACGATCCAGAAATGACCGCTCACGTCGACTCGGGCAATCCGCCGCCCCGTCCGGACGTCCCGCGTATCGGCATGAACGAACCCGTGACGCAGGGCGGCGCGCAGCATGCCCAGGCGGTCGGCTACGACCAGTTGGACGACCACGAACTGCTCCGGATGCACGTGGCCGGCAACCCGGACACGTTCGGGTTCCTGGTCAAGCGGCACCGGGACCGGATGTGGGCGGTCGCGATCCGGACCCTCGGCGAGCCCGAGGAGGCCGCCGACGCGCTCCAGGAGGCGTTCATCTCCGCGTTCCGCCGGGCGGACTCGTTCCGCGGCGACGCCAAGGTGACCACCTGGCTGCACCGGATCGTGGTGAACGCCTGCCTGGACCGGATCCGCCGCCGGCAGGTCCGCGCCGCCGATCCACTGCCGGAGGACGAGGACCGCGCCGCCGAACTGGCCGGCCCGGCCGAGGACGACCCGGCCGAGGTCCGGGAACGCCGGATGGACGTGCTGAACGCCCTCAAGCAGATCAACGAGGACCAGCGCGCCGCACTGGTCCTGGTCGACATGGAGGGGTACTCGATCGAGGAAGCGGCCGCGATCCTGGACTGCGCCCCCGGTACGGTCAAGTCCCGCTGCGCGCGCGGTCGCGCGAAGCTGCTCCCGCTGCTGCGGCACTGGCAGACGTCGCGGGAAAATTCCACCCCGGAAGCAGTGGGAACCGAATGAACGGGTACACCGTCGAAGCGGAGTCGCCCGCCTCTGGCGACCGAACGAACGCTGCCTTCGACCCGGAGTTCCTATGAACACGCCGCGCACCTCCCGTGAGGAGGCGAGCCCCCGATGACCGATCCCGGTCTGCCGACCAGCGAGCACCTCGAGCACCTGGACACGGACACGATCGCCGACCTGATCGAGAACCTGCTGCCTGCCCCCGAGGCGCATCGCGCTCGTGAGCATGTGAAGGCATGCCCGGAGTGCCAGCAGACCTACGACGCCCTGCTGCAGCTGACCGAGGACCTGGCCGAGGAGGGGCGCAGCGACATCCCGATACCGACCGAGGTCGCGGAGCACCTGGACGCGGTGATCGTGTCCGAGTCGGTACTGCGCGCCTCCACCGTCGGCGTGCACTCGCTGGCACAGATTCGCGAGGAGCCGCGCCGGCACCTGCCGAAGCTGCTCGGCGCGGCTGCCGGTGTGGTGCTGATCGCCGCGCTCGGCGTCGGTGTCGTGTTCGCCACCAAGGACCAGGCGAACGAGGGTGCCGCATCCACCGACACCAACACCCCGCCGGCCGACACGGTGACGATCAGCAGCAAGGACATCGGCTCGGCGACCAGGCGCTGGCTGGACCACACGCCGGGCGCGATCCTGCACGGGTCGAACGACGAGCAGTCCTGCGCCCGGGCGTTCGCGGCCGGCCTGTCGAACTCGAGCCTCCGGCTCGTCCAGCCCGCGAAGGTGGACGGCAAGCGGTCCACGCTGATCGGCCTGCAAGGCCCGACGGCAAGCCAGATCCAGGTCTTCGCGGTCACCGGATGTAGCAGTCCGGGTGGCGTCGGCACGTCGTTCTACGACACCACGGTGACGCTGAGCAACCGCTGATCCGGCAATGCGGTACAGCGGGCCGTCGATGGGTACCGTGGGAATGGTCGGCCTCTAGGATCCGTTGAGTACGACGTATCGATCTCGACGACACCGAGGAACGCCTGAATGAGCGACTCCACTGTTCGCAATGTCATCATCGTCGGCTCCGGTCCGGCCGGTTACACCGCCGCCGTGTACGCCGCACGCGCGGCGCTGGAGCCGTTGGTGTTCGAAGGCTCCGTCACCGCCGGTGGCGCGCTGATGAACACCACCGAGGTGGAGAACTTCCCCGGCTTCTCGCAGGGCATCATGGGCCCCGCGCTGATGGACGAGATGCGCACCCAGGCCGAGCGGTTCGGCGCCGAACTGGTCCCGGACGACGTGATCAAGCTCGACCTGACCGGCAACATCAAGATCGTCACCGACTCCTCCGGCACCGAGCACCGCGCGAAGGCCGTCATCCTGGCGATGGGCTCCGGCTACCGCAAGCTGGGCCTGCCCGACGAGGACCGCATGTCCGGACACGGCGTGTCCTGGTGTGCGACGTGTGACGGCTTCTTCTTCCGCGACCAGGAGATCGCGGTCGTCGGCGGTGGCGACTCTGCCGTCGAGGAGGCCACCTTCCTGACCAAGTTCGCGAAGAAGGTGCACCTGGTGCACCGCCGCGACGAGCTGCGCGCTTCGAAGATCATGGCCGACCGGGCGTTCGCCAACGACAAGCTGGAGTTCCAGTGGAACTCCGAGGTCGACAAGATCCACGGTGAGGACAAGCTCAGCCACCTGACGCTGAAGGACACCGTTACCGGCGAGACCCGCGAGCTGCCGGCCACCGGCCTGTTCATCGCGATCGGCCACGACCCGCGCTCGGAGCTGGTCAAGGGCCAGGTCGAGCTGGACGCGGAGGGCTACGTGCTGGTCAAGCCGGACAGCACCGCGACCAACCTGCCGGGCGTGTTCGCGGCCGGCGACCTGGTGGACCACACCTACCGGCAGGCGATCACCGCCGCCGGCACCGGTTGTGCCGCCGCGCTGGACGCCGAGCGCTACCTGGCCACGCTGGAGGACGCGGCGACCGCCGCGGCCGCGGCGGCCACCACTCAGCCAGTCACTGTCTGAAACCGACCCCTCTTTCGAAGGAGATACGCCCGTGGGCGAGAAGATGAACGCTGTCACCGACGCCGAGTTCGACCAGACCGTGCTGAAGAGCGACAAGCCGGTTCTGGTGGACTTCTGGGCGGAGTGGTGTGGCCCGTGCCGCCAGGTTTCCCCCATCCTGGAGGAACTGAACCAGGACCACGGCGACAAGATCACGTTCCTGAAGATGAACGTGGACGAGAACCCGGTCACCCCGAGCAACTACAAGGTCACCGGTATCCCTACCATCAACGTCTACGTGAACGGTGAGCTCGCGAAGTCCATCGTCGGCGCCAAGCCGAAGGCGGCGCTGCTGAAGGAGCTCGCCGACTTCACTGCCTGAGTTGCCCCCGCCACACGGCAAGGAGTTGGACCTCTGATGGATTCCCCGCACGGCGTGTACCGCATCGGCGACAGCGGTGAGGCGGTCGCAGAGATCGTCGGCAAACTGCAACGACTCGGACTGCTCCAGGGCGGTCACGACGTCTACGACGAGGCGACCGCACACGCTGTCCGGGGCTTCCAGCAGCAACGCGGGCTGATGATCGACGGCATCGTCGGCCCGCAGACGTACCGGGCGATCGACGACGCCCGCTGGCGGCTGGGCGACCGGCTGCTGACCTACGTACCGGCGCATCCGCTCAGCGGTGACGACGTACTGAGCCTGCAGGCCAAGCTGCAGGAGCTCGGGTTCGCGGTCGCGCGGATCGACGGGATCTTCGGCGCCGACACCCAGCGGGCGGTGACCGAGTTCCAGCGGAACATGGGGCTGCCGGCCGACGGCACCTGCGGCCCGTCGACGTTCAAGGCGCTGCAGCGGATCCGCCCGATGGCGACCGGCGGCCGCCCCGACGCGCTCCGGGCCCGTGAGGCCGTTCGCGCGGCCGGCCCGCGGCTGTCCGGCAAGACTGTGGTGATCGACCCGGGCCACGGCGGCTTCGACTACGGCTGGGAGGGCTACGGCCTGCGCGAGTCCGACATCGCGTACGACCTGGCCGCCCGGATCGAGGGACGACTCGGCGCCACCGGCGTCCGCGCGTACCTGTCCCGCGGCCGCGACCAGGGCCCGGACGAGCTGTCCCGGGCCGCCTTCGCGAACGAGACCGACGCGAACCTGTGCGTCTCGCTGCACACCGACGGTTCGACCAACCCGGACGCGCAGGGCGTCGCGACGTACTTCTACGGCAACGACCTGCATGGCGCCACGTCGAGCGTCGGCGAGCAGTTCGCCGGGCTGGTGCAGCGCGAGATCGTCGCGCGTACCGACCTGCTCGACTGCCGGACCCACGCGAAGACCTGGGACCTGCTGCGGCGGACCAAGATGCCGGCCGTCCGGCTCGAGATCGGTTACGTGACCAACCCCCACGACTCGGCCCGCCTGGCCGACCCGGCCTTCCGGGACGTGATCGCCGAAGCGATCGTGGTCGCGATCCAGCGCGTCTACCTCCCCCCGGACCAAGACGCCGCCACCGGCATGCTCCGCCTCGGCCAACTCACCGTGTAGCTAGTGATCCTCGAGCTTGATCTTCGGGAGGATTCGGTCGAGGGCTCGCGGTAGCCACCAGGCGCGTTCGCCGAAGAGGCGCAGGACGGCGGGAACGATGACGCATCGGATCAGCAGCGCGTCGAGTAGGACTGCGGTGGCCAGGCCGAGCCCGAACTGTTTCAGCATGCGGTCCGGGCTGAGCAGGAAGGCTCCGAAGACCACGATCATGATCGCGGCCGCCGCCGTGATCACGCTGCCTGTGGTCGCGAGGCCTTCGCGCACCGCGGCTCGGGCATCCCTTGTCCGCCGCCACTCCTCGTGGATCCGGGACACCAGGAACACCTCGTAGTCCATCGACAGTCCGAACACGATCGCGAAGATCATCACCGGGACGAACGCTTCGATGGGCCCGGCCTGCGCGCCGAACCAGCCATGCTGGAAGACCAGCGTGATCATGCCGAGCGAGGCGCCGATGCTGAGCAGGTTGAGTACGGCGGCCTTCAACGGAATCAGCACCGACCGGAACACCGCCATCAGCAGCAGTGCCGACAGGCCGACGACCACCAGTACGAAGATCGGCAGCCGCTTGCTCACCGCCGACGCGAAGTCGTCCGCGGCCGCCGTCGCTCCGCCGACCAGATGGGTCCCTTCGAGCTGCGGCAACGTGTCCTTCCGGAGCCGCTTGACGAGGTCGCTGGTCGCCGCGTCCTGCGGCGCCGATTTCGGAAACGCCAGTACCGTCGCGATCTTCCCGTCCGGCGTCAACTGCGGCGGCGTCACCGCGGCGATGTCCGGATCCTTCATCAGCGTCGGCCCGAGCGACTTCCCATCCCCCTCGGACACGATCACCAGCGGGCCGTTGAACCCGGGGCCGAACCCCTCTGCCAACAGGTCGTACGCCTTCCGGCTCGTCTTCGCCGGAGCATCCGTCCCCGCGTCCGCGAACCCGAGTCGCATGCCCAACGCCGGCAAGGACAGTGCGATCAAGGCAAGCACCCCGAGAACGAGCGGCACCCACGGGGCACGCTGTACGGCGCCGGCCAGCCTCCGCCAACCGTCGCCCGGAGTACGGCGCTGCTTCGCGGCGTGCTTGCGTACGCTGCGCTCGATCCGCTTGCCGAAGAGCGTGAGCAACGACGGCAGTAACGTGACCGCCGCGAGCATCGTCATCAACACGGTCATCGTCACGCCCAATGCGATGCCCTGCAGCGATCCGAGCCCCAACGCCAGCAGACCGAGCAACGCGATCACGACAGTGCACCCGGCGAACATCACCGAACGGCCGGCAGTATCGAGGGCAACGACCTTCGGATCGGCCGTGCCCTTCAACAGCTCGTGCCGGTACCGCGAGAAGATCAGCAACGCGTAGTCGATGCCGACACCGAGCCCGACCAGCATCATCACCGGCGTGGTGTACTCCGGCACCTTGAACAGATGCGACGCGAGCATCAGCAAGCCGACCGTGCTACCGACCGCGAACACCGCCGTCAGCAGCGGCAGTGTTGCCGCGAGCAACGATCCGAACAGGAACACCAGGATCACCAAGGCGGCCAGGATGCCAGCACCCTCGGACGCACCACCAGAGCTGTCCGCCGCGCTCCGCGCCAGGTCTCCACCGACCTCGACCTGGAAGCCTGGCCGGGCGAAGTCCTGCGCGCGATGGATGATCGTTCGGACGCCGTCCACCGGCATGTCCGCCGCCGCCACGTCCAGGCTCACGGACGAGTACGCCGTACGTCGATCTGTCGACATTGTCGGGTCCGCGACCGAGGACACGTGCGGAAGCCCGCGGACGGCGGCCAGCATCGACGCCAGCTGGGACTTGTCCGCGTCCAGCCCGCCGCCAGCTCTGACCACGAGCTGCACCGACGCCGTGTCGCCCTTCGGCTGATGCGCCTGGAAGATGTCCGTCACCCGTTGGGAGTCGGTCCCCGGCAACGAGTTGTCGCTGCGGTAGTTGGCGCCGACGACCGTCGCCGCGGCGATCACCGCGGCCAGCACCAGCACCCAGAGCAGCAGCGCCAGGCCCGCGTGCCGCATCGCCCAGCCCGAGACCCGGTGCAGCAGGCCGGGCCGGGTGACCTGTCGGATCGAGGTGTCCACTGTCATCGCAGTTCCTTGATAAGTAGATTGCCTACATGTTGCCTCTCGACAGTAGCAGCTGTATGAGTAGACTGGCTACATGAAGGCGGATGCGCTGCGTGGACACCTGGACCCGATGATCCTGGCGGTCGTCGAGCACGAGCCGCTGCACGGCTACGCGATCATGGAGGCGCTGCTGGCCCGCAGCGGCGGTGAGCTCGACCTGCCGACCGGCACGCTCTACCCGGCGCTGCGGCGGCTCGAGCGGGCCGGCTACCTGGCCAGTGAGTGGAGCACCGTCGGCGGACGGAAACGCCGTACCTATCAGCTCACCAGTTCCGGCGCGAAGATGCTTGCCTCAGGCAAGCAGGAGTGGCTGACCTTCCGCGCTGTGGTGGAAGGAGTGTTACGCCCGGGACAGGCGTAGGCAGCGCTCGGCCTGGACGCTGACCAGCACCAGCGGCAGGACGACGAACGCCCCGACGACGCCGAACGCGGGCACGCCCGGAGCGTGCGAGCTGGTCGCCGCCATCAGCACGCCCATCCCGGCGACCAGCGCGGATCCAACCAGGGCGAAGAGCGCCGTCACCCGACCGAGGTGCTCACGCACCACGGGATAGCGCACGCCGATCCCGGTACCGATCACGGCAAGTACCGCACCGGCGATCACCACGATGCCGACCGCGCGGACCATCGTCTGCAGCAGCTCGTTCAGAGCGCTCGTCGACTGCGGCTCCTGCGTCCAGATCCAGGCGCCGCCCTGCCACACGATCGGCTGGATCAGCAGCGCGAACAGCAACATCATCGCGGTACGACGACTCTGGCTGATCGCCAGCTCGGCGCGGTACCCGGGTACGACGTCGGCGAGGTCGCCGAAGTCCGCGACCGCCTCACGCTCCGCGTCGTACCGCTCGTGCCCGTCCGCCTCGAACGCCTCGGTGGCGTCGGTCAGGTGATCCCGGGCCTCGGCCAGGAGATCCGCCTTGCGGCGTCGCGGCCCCCGCAGCTCGCGGCTCAGTGCGGCCAGGTAGTCGTCGACCGGCGTACTGGGTGTGGACACCCCTCCAGTATGAGCAGGCCGGCTACGGATCACGTCCGGGGTCCCACTGACTCGCCCCTGAGCTTCCTGCGACGGTGCAGTACGACGAAGTAGCCGGCGTACGCGATCAGCACCAGCGCGAAGCCGACCTGCTCCACGACCGGTGTTGATCCCTCGGGCCAGAGATGGCCTTCGAGGTAGTGATGGATGTAGCCGCTCTGGTAGACGGTCTCGCCGCCCAGGCGGCGGAAGTACTTCTCGGTCGCGGTGACCGGGCAGCCGAAGTCGACCAGCGTGATGACGAGGTTCCAGACCACGATCGCGAGGTGGAACCAGATCAGCCGCGGCCAGCGCCAGGCGAGAAATCCGCCGACCACGAAGAACAGCAGCAGGGCGCCGTGCAGGACCATGACCGCATCCGCCAGCACCCGCCAGATCATTCGGAGCCGGACCTCAACGCGTCCCGGACCGTGACCGGGGCAGGCGGCGAGTGCTCCGGCCGGATCGCGCCCATCAGGCGCTCGACGGCCGCCTCCATCTCACTGCGCCACGTGATCGCCGAGCGCAGGTCGAGCCGCAGCCTCGGGTTGCGCGGATGCTCCCGCACCACGCCGAAACCCACCGCCCGGAGGAACTCGGTCGGCCACACGCAGCTCGGCCCGTCCCAGCGCGAGTCGCCGAACGCCTCGACAGCCCGGAACCCGCGCTTGAGGACGTCCTTGGCGACCGCCTGGACCAGGATCTTCCCCAGCCCGAGTCCCAGGTACCGCGGCAGGACCCGCCCGGTCGCGAGTACGACGGCGTCCGGGCTGACCGGTGCGGTCGGGAACGCCTGGACGCGGGGCAGGTACTTCGCCGGGGCGTACACGGCGAACCCGGCCGGCTCGTCGTCGACGTACAGCACCATCCCCGCGGTACCCCAGTCGAGCAGCAGCTGGGACAGCCACGCCTCCTTCTCGAGCGCGGTGTCGCCGTTGCGGACCGCCTGCCGGGCGGCCACCGGGTCGAGCTCCCAGAAGACGCAATGACGGCACGGCACCGGTAGCTCGTCGAGGTTGGCGAGCGTCAGCGGTTCGAGCCGTCGGGCCATCAGCGCATCCCGGAACGGGCTGTTAGTTCGGTCACGGTGCGTCAGCGCACCGCTGGTTCGGCCGCCGGTTCCGGCACCGGTGCCGGGGTCCGTGCATCGGGAGTACGGGTCGCCTCCGGGGCGACGTACCGCTGCTGCACCTTCGCGGCCGGTTGCCGCCGGAACAGCTCGCCGGCGAATCCGGCCAGCAGGCCCAGCAGCAGCCCGCCGAGCGTCCAGCCGGCTGTCCTGCCCACGCTCATCCTGAATCCTTCCGGTTCACCTCTCAGGCCGCACCACCCGGCCCGGCTGTCTCAGCAGCCAGATCCCGGCATGGTCGAACCTGGCCCCTATAAGGCATGGTAGTGAGAGGTCACGCCGATCCCCAGCCCGGACTCGGGTCTGTCGACGTAACCTGGTGACTTCCCCCTCGATCACCGTTGGAGTGGCCCTCGTGAGTGCTGACGTGCCCGATGTCCGGCAGACCCGTCTCGACAACTACGTCGAGGCGTACGCAGCCCGGACCAAGGGCATGACCGCATCGGAGATCCGTGCCCTCTTCTCGGTCGCCAGCCGGCCCGAGGTCGTCTCGCTGGCCGGCGGCATGCCGAACATCGGCGGCCTGCCGCTGGACGTGGTCGGCGGCGCGGTCCGCGACCTGGTGATCGACAACGGCGCCGTCGCGATGCAGTACGGCTCCGGTCAGGGTGACCCGACGCTGCGTGACCAGATCTGCGACATCATGCGGCTCGAGGGCATCGAGGCGCACCCGGACGACGTCGTGGTCACGGTCGGCAGCCAGCAGGCCGTCGACCTGGTGACACGGGTGTTCTGCGACCCGGGCGACGTGGTGATCTGCGAGGCACCGTCGTACGTCGGCGCGCTCGGCGTGTTCCGTGCGTACCAGTGCGAAGTCGTGCACGTCGCGATGGACGACGACGGCGTCGTCCCGGAGGCGCTGGAGCAAGCGATCGCATCCGTGCGCGCGGCCGGCAAGCGGATCAAGTTCTTCTACACGATCCCCAACTTCCACAACCCCGCCGGGGTCTCGCTGTCCGACGAGCGGCGGGCGCGGGTGCTGGAGATCTGCCAGCGGGCCTCGGTGCTGGTGCTGGAGGACAACCCGTACGGGCTGCTCGGGTTCGAAGGCGAGCCGCAGCGCGCGCTGCGGGCGGACGATCGCGAAGGCGTGATCTACCTGGGCTCGTTCTCGAAGACGTTCGCGCCCGGGTTCCGGGTCGGCTGGGCGGTCGCGCCGCACGCCGTGCGGGAGAAACTCGTGCTGGCGCAGGAGTCCGCGACGCTGTGCCCACCGATCTTCAGTCAGCTCGCTATCTCGTCGTACCTGATCCGGCACGACTGGATGGGGCAGGTGAAGCAGTTCCGCGAGATGTACCGCGAGCGCCGGGACGCGATGCTCGCGGCGCTCACCGAGAAGATGCCGGCGGCAACGACCTGGACGCGGCCGCGGGGTGGCTTCTACGTCTGGCTGACGCTGCCCGAAGGGCTGGACGCGAAGGCGATGCTGCCGCGGGCGGTCACGGCGCGGGTCGCGTACGTGCCCGGAACCGCCTTCTTCGCCGACGGTTTCGGCTCCCAGTGCATGCGGTTGTCGTACTGTCATCCGACGCCGGAGCGGATCACCGAAGGCGTCGGCCGGCTGGCCGCGGTGATCCACGAGGAGCTCGAGCTCCGGCAGACGTTCGGCCCGCTGCCGCCCGGCGCCGGCCGCGACTACGACGCACCGGGGCCGGAGCTTTCGTAGCGGTGCCTCCGCAAAGGTTGCGCAAGGGACCTGCGGGTGGCCGGGGGTCCAGGACGCGGTAGGGGTACCGTTCCAGTGGGCCTCGGGGCCGGCGACCGTGCCGGAGAACGCCCACGAGTGATCGGGATATTTGTGATGAGTGATCTGGGTCGAGTGCTGGTACTGGCCGGTGGTCTGTCGCACGAGCGGGACGTCTCGCTGCGCTCCGGCCGCCGGGTCGCGGACGCCCTGCGCAGTGTCGGGGTCGAGGTCGAGCAGCGTGATGTCGACGCCTCCCTCGTCGACCGGCTGCGCGCGGATCCGCCGGACGCGGTGTTCCCCGTCCTGCACGGCGTCACCGGCGAGGACGGCGCGCTCCGCCAGGTCCTCGACCTGTACGGCGTTCCGTACGTCGGCGCCGACGCGGCCGCGTGCCGGACGGCGTTCGACAAGCCGGTCGCGTCGACGGTCGTCGGCAATGCGGGTCTGCACACGCCCGCGTCCGTCGTCCTCGGGCACGACACGTTCCGCGAGCTGGGCGCCGCCGCGCTGATGGAGGCCGTCGTCGGGCAGATCGGGCTGCCGCTGGTCGTGAAGCCGGCCCGTGGTGGTTCAGCGCTGGGCGCTTCGATCGTGCGGTCGGCGGACGAGCTGCCGGCGGCGATGGTGAACTGCTACGCCTACGGTCCGGTGGCGTTGATCGAGCAGTACGTCGACGGGACGGAGGTCGCCGTGACGGTCGTCGACACGGGCGACGGTCCGCGGGCGTTGCCGGCTGTGGAGATTCGGCCGGACTCGGGGTTCTACGACTACGAGGCGCGGTACACGGCCGGGGCGACGCAGTTCGTCGTACCCGCTCGGCTGGAGCCGGAGGCGGCGGGTGCTTGCGCCGCGGCCGCCGTACAGGCTCATCAGGCGCTCGGTCTGCGCGACCTGTCGCGGACGGACCTGGTTGTGGATGCCGCCGGGGTGCCATGGTTCCTGGAAGTCAATGTGGCGCCGGGGATGACTGAAACGTCGTTGGTACCGCTGGCCGCCGAGGCCGCCGGGATCGAGCTCGGTGTGCTCTGCCGTGACCTGCTCGCCACCGCTGCCGCACGCTGATGCCTGAGCCACGGCCCCTGTGGCGTACCGCCGTACAGCCGCGCTGGGTCGGGCTGCTCGCCCTCGCTCTCGCCATCGCCGGCGCGATGACGGCCATGGGCGTCTGGCAGTTGGGCGTCTACAAATCGAAGACCGCCGAGGCCACCGCCCATCGAGCCGCTGCTGCACCTGTCTCCCTGCAGTCACTGTTCTCGATCGACGACGGGCTCCCTGCGAAGGCGGTCGGCCGCCAGGTCACCATCTCGGGCACGTGGGGACCTGTCGCCGACCAGGTCTACATGTCGGACCGCATGCAGGACGGGAAGAACGGCTTCTGGGTGGTCACTCCCCTGAAGCTCTCGCCGACGGACGCGGTGATGATCGTCCGCGGCTGGGTCCCGTCGGTCACCGACCCCGCCGCCAAGGCTCCGGTGGGCCCCGTTTCGCTGACCGGCTCGGTCGTGGCCTCAGAAGCCGAAGACTCCTCCGACGACGCCGCCAAGGGCCGGGTCCTCTCGTCGCTACGGATCCCGACCATCGTCCACCTGGTCAAGTACCGCATCTACGACGCCTTCGTAGTACAAACCTCCCCCGCGGCCTCCCCCGCCCCCGCCGCCGTAGTCCCCCCACCACCCCCCACCGACCACGCAGGCCTCCGCAACGTCGCCTACGCCTTCCAGTGGTGGATCTTCGCCGCCTTCACCCTCTGGATGTGGACCCGAATGCTCCAAGACGCCCACCGCACCCCACCAGAGCTGACCGCTCCGGATACAGATGACTCGGCCACTCCGTACGCACCTACGACCAGCGCGAGCATTACCGCTACGGATGCGACGGGCACAGGTATGACGGGCTCGAGTACTACCTCCGGGGATGCGACAGCGCCGGGTACAACCGGCCCGAGCACAACCGGCCAGGATGCGCCGTCCGCAGGTACGACGGAGACGGATACGTCGGGCGCGGGTACGACGGAGGCGGTGGCGTCGAGTGGGGATGGGGTACCTCGAGGTGAGTCGGGTGTGGATGGGATGAAGGGTGACCAGGGCGGGGAGCGTGTGGGGCCAGGCGGTACCGTTTCAGCGTGACTTCCTCTGCTGACCCCGCCACCTCCGCCGGCGCGCAGCCGATCACCCCGGCTGTTCGCGGCGCGCTGACCCGCTACCGCGTGATCGCGTACGTGGTCGGCGTCATGCTGCTCCTGCTGGTGTTCCTCGCGATGCCGCTGAAGTACTTCGCCGACAGCCCCGGCGCGATGAACATCATCGGCCCCCTCCACGGCTTCCTGTACGTCGTGTACCTCCTGCTGACCTTCGACCTCTTCCGCCGCGTCCGCTGGTCCTTCCCCCGCCTGGTCCTGATGGCCCTAGCCGGCACCATCCCCTTCCTCTCCTTCTACGCCGAACGCAAAACCACCCA contains the following coding sequences:
- a CDS encoding DUF3817 domain-containing protein, encoding MTSSADPATSAGAQPITPAVRGALTRYRVIAYVVGVMLLLLVFLAMPLKYFADSPGAMNIIGPLHGFLYVVYLLLTFDLFRRVRWSFPRLVLMALAGTIPFLSFYAERKTTHELQGR
- a CDS encoding D-alanine--D-alanine ligase family protein; translated protein: MSDLGRVLVLAGGLSHERDVSLRSGRRVADALRSVGVEVEQRDVDASLVDRLRADPPDAVFPVLHGVTGEDGALRQVLDLYGVPYVGADAAACRTAFDKPVASTVVGNAGLHTPASVVLGHDTFRELGAAALMEAVVGQIGLPLVVKPARGGSALGASIVRSADELPAAMVNCYAYGPVALIEQYVDGTEVAVTVVDTGDGPRALPAVEIRPDSGFYDYEARYTAGATQFVVPARLEPEAAGACAAAAVQAHQALGLRDLSRTDLVVDAAGVPWFLEVNVAPGMTETSLVPLAAEAAGIELGVLCRDLLATAAAR
- a CDS encoding PLP-dependent aminotransferase family protein: MSADVPDVRQTRLDNYVEAYAARTKGMTASEIRALFSVASRPEVVSLAGGMPNIGGLPLDVVGGAVRDLVIDNGAVAMQYGSGQGDPTLRDQICDIMRLEGIEAHPDDVVVTVGSQQAVDLVTRVFCDPGDVVICEAPSYVGALGVFRAYQCEVVHVAMDDDGVVPEALEQAIASVRAAGKRIKFFYTIPNFHNPAGVSLSDERRARVLEICQRASVLVLEDNPYGLLGFEGEPQRALRADDREGVIYLGSFSKTFAPGFRVGWAVAPHAVREKLVLAQESATLCPPIFSQLAISSYLIRHDWMGQVKQFREMYRERRDAMLAALTEKMPAATTWTRPRGGFYVWLTLPEGLDAKAMLPRAVTARVAYVPGTAFFADGFGSQCMRLSYCHPTPERITEGVGRLAAVIHEELELRQTFGPLPPGAGRDYDAPGPELS
- a CDS encoding SURF1 family protein, with the protein product MPEPRPLWRTAVQPRWVGLLALALAIAGAMTAMGVWQLGVYKSKTAEATAHRAAAAPVSLQSLFSIDDGLPAKAVGRQVTISGTWGPVADQVYMSDRMQDGKNGFWVVTPLKLSPTDAVMIVRGWVPSVTDPAAKAPVGPVSLTGSVVASEAEDSSDDAAKGRVLSSLRIPTIVHLVKYRIYDAFVVQTSPAASPAPAAVVPPPPPTDHAGLRNVAYAFQWWIFAAFTLWMWTRMLQDAHRTPPELTAPDTDDSATPYAPTTSASITATDATGTGMTGSSTTSGDATAPGTTGPSTTGQDAPSAGTTETDTSGAGTTEAVASSGDGVPRGESGVDGMKGDQGGERVGPGGTVSA